A portion of the Musa acuminata AAA Group cultivar baxijiao chromosome BXJ1-1, Cavendish_Baxijiao_AAA, whole genome shotgun sequence genome contains these proteins:
- the LOC135672546 gene encoding uncharacterized protein LOC135672546 isoform X3, which produces MRVAVIGAGISGLASAYTLAKAGVDVVLYEKEDYLGGHAKTVTFDGVDLDLGFMVFNRVTYPNMVEFFETLGVDMELSDMSFSVSLDEGKGYEWGSRNGLSGLFAQKTNALNPSFWRMIREIVKFKGDVLMYLEEHENNPDMDRSETLEHFIKSHGYSELFMRAYLIPICASIWSCPSEGVLHFSAYSVLSFCRNHHLLQLFGRPQWLTVKSRSHCYVNRVREELEHRSCKIKTGCAVHSVLRTDEGCCVLAADHSEEIYDGCIISIHAPDALKLLGTQATYDESRILGAFQYVYSDIYLHRDKSLMPQNPSAWSAWNFLGTTQHGVCVTYWLNVLQNLGSTGRPFLVTLNPPHIPKHKLLKWYTSHPFPSVAASKASLELDKIQGKRTIWFSGAYQGYGFHEDGLKAGIVAANTVLKKDSNLLRNPKHMVPSLMECGARLLVTRFLETYISTGCLTLLEEGGTIYVFEGTSKKNCYKSVLRVHHPLFYWKIASEADLGLADAYINGYFSFVDKEEGLLDLFMVLIANRDLRNSTGKNMRGWWTPLLLTAGVASARYFLWHISRRNTITQARQNISRHYDLSNDFFSLFLDETMTYSSAIFKTEHEDLKIAQLRKISLLIEKAQINDKHEVLEIGCGWGSLAIEVVKQTGCRYTGITLSEEQLKYAKRRAKEAGLEDHINFMLIDYRQLPNYNKYDRIISCEMIEGVGHEYMEQFFGCCESLLADDGIFVLQFISIPDERYDEYRRSSDFIKEYIFPGGCLPSLGRITTAMATSSRFCIEHLENIGIHYNQTLRCWRNNIFANKEKILALGFDEKFFRTWEYYFMYCAAGFKSCTLANYQIVFSRPGNLRAFGGPFNSIPATCC; this is translated from the exons GTAACTTACCCGAACATGGTGGAGTTCTTCGAGACTCTGGGCGTCGACATGGAGTTATCCGACATGTCGTTCTCCGTGAGCCTGGACGAAGGCAAAGGCTACGAATGGGGAAGTCGCAATGGTCTCTCCGGCTTGTTTGCGCAGAAGACCAACGCGCTCAATCCTTCCTTCTGGCGAATGATTCGTGAGATAGTCAAGTTTAAGGGCGACGTTCTCAT GTACCTCGAGGAGCACGAGAACAATCCTGATATGGATCGAAGTGAGACCTTGGAGCATTTCATCAAGTCACATGGATATTCTGAGCTATTTATGAGGGCTTATCTT ATTCCAATCTGTGCTTCTATCTGGTCATGCCCTTCAGAAGGAGTATTGCATTTTTCAGCTTATTCTGTCCTTTCTTTTTGCCGTAACCATCACCTTCTTCAG CTCTTTGGCCGCCCCCAGTGGCTTACTGTCAAGTCACGTTCACATTGTTATGTCAACCGG GTTAGAGAAGAACTGGAACATAGATCTTGTAAAATTAAAACAGGATGTGCTGTGCATTCTGTTCTGAGGACTGATGAAG GTTGTTGTGTGTTGGCAGCAGACCACTCAGAAGAAATATATGATGGGTGCATAATTAGTATCCATGCCCCAGATGCTTTGAAGCTTCTAGGAACACAAGCAACATACGATGAGTCAAGGATACTTGGTGCTTTTCAGTATGTATACAG TGATATTTATCTTCATCGTGACAAAAGTTTGATGCCCCAAAACCCATCAGCATGGAGTGCTTGGAACTTTCTTGGAACTACACAGCATGGTGTATGTGTTACATATTGGTTAAATGTGTTACAG AATCTAGGTTCTACTGGTCGCCCGTTTCTTGTAACTCTGAATCCTCCTCATATTCCGAAGCACAAGTTACTTAAATGGTACACTAGCCATCCTTTCCCATCGGTTGCAGCTTCAAAAGCTTCTCTTGAGCTAGATAAAATTCAAGGAAAAAGAACAATATGGTTTTCTGGAGCATACCAAG GCTATGGCTTTCATGAGGATGGATTAAAG GCTGGCATTGTTGCTGCAAATACTGTGCTTAAAAAGGACTCTAACCTGCTGAGGAACCCAAAGCATATGGTACCATCATTGATGGAATGTGGAGCAAGACTTCTTGTCACTAGATTTCTTGAAACTTACATCTCAACTGGTTGCTTAAC GTTGCTAGAGGAAGGTGGCACCATATATGTATTTGAAGGTACCAGCAAAAAGAATTGCTATAAGTCTGTCCTTAGAGTGCATCATCCCTTGTTCTATTGGAAG ATTGCTTCAGAAGCTGATTTAGGCCTTGCAGATGCATATATAAATGGATACTTCTCTTTTGTTGATAAAGAGGAAGGTCTTCTGGATCTGTttatg GTTCTAATTGCCAACAGGGATCTTAGAAATTCCACTGGGAAGAATATGAG AGGTTGGTGGACGCCATTACTTTTGACAGCTGGAGTTGCTTCCGCAAGATACTTTTTGTGGCACATCTCGAGACGGAACACTATAACACAAGCTCGTCAGAACATCTCTCGTCATTATGATCTG AGTAATGACTTCTTCTCTCTATTTTTGGATGAGACAATGACATATTCCTCTGCAATTTTCAAG ACAGAGCATGAGGATTTGAAAATTGCCCAACTACGGAAAATCTCTCTTTTAATTGAAAAG GCTCAAATCAATGACAAGCATGAAGTTCTTGAGATTGGTTGTGGTTGGGGAAGTTTAGCAATTGAGGTTGTTAAGCAAACTGGTTGCAGATACACAGGAATTACCTTGTCTGAGGAACAGCTAAAGTATGCTAAAAGAAGAGCAAAAGAAGCTGGACTAGAG GATCACATTAACTTCATGCTGATCGACTATCGCCAACTACCAAATTATAACAAATATGACCGAATCATATCTTG TGAAATGATTGAAGGAGTAGGTCATGAATACATGGAGCAGTTCTTTGGTTGTTGTGAATCTCTTCTTGCCGATGATGGCATATTTGTCCTCCAG TTCATATCAATCCCAGATGAACGCTATGATGAATACAGGAGAAGCTCTGACTTCATTAAGGAATACATCTTTCCGGGAGGATGTCTTCCTTCTTTGGGTAGAATAACAACAGCTATGGCTACTTCATCTAGATTCTG CATTGAGCACCTTGAAAATATCGGCATTCATTACAACCAAACACTTCGATGCTGGAGGAATAATATCTTTGCGAACAAGGA AAAAATTCTTGCCCTGGGATTTGATGAGAAGTTTTTTCGCACATGGGAGTATTATTTCATGTACTGCGCGGCTGGTTTTAAATCATGTACGCTTGCAAATTATCAG ATAGTGTTTTCTCGTCCTGGTAACTTAAGAGCTTTTGGTGGACCATTCAACAGCATTCCCGCTACCTGTTGTTGA
- the LOC135672546 gene encoding uncharacterized protein LOC135672546 isoform X2 produces the protein MRVAVIGAGISGLASAYTLAKAGVDVVLYEKEDYLGGHAKTVTFDGVDLDLGFMVFNRVTYPNMVEFFETLGVDMELSDMSFSVSLDEGKGYEWGSRNGLSGLFAQKTNALNPSFWRMIREIVKFKGDVLMYLEEHENNPDMDRSETLEHFIKSHGYSELFMRAYLIPICASIWSCPSEGVLHFSAYSVLSFCRNHHLLQLFGRPQWLTVKSRSHCYVNRVREELEHRSCKIKTGCAVHSVLRTDEVGCCVLAADHSEEIYDGCIISIHAPDALKLLGTQATYDESRILGAFQYVYSDIYLHRDKSLMPQNPSAWSAWNFLGTTQHGVCVTYWLNVLQNLGSTGRPFLVTLNPPHIPKHKLLKWYTSHPFPSVAASKASLELDKIQGKRTIWFSGAYQGYGFHEDGLKAGIVAANTVLKKDSNLLRNPKHMVPSLMECGARLLVTRFLETYISTGCLTLLEEGGTIYVFEGTSKKNCYKSVLRVHHPLFYWKIASEADLGLADAYINGYFSFVDKEEGLLDLFMVLIANRDLRNSTGKNMRGWWTPLLLTAGVASARYFLWHISRRNTITQARQNISRHYDLSNDFFSLFLDETMTYSSAIFKTEHEDLKIAQLRKISLLIEKAQINDKHEVLEIGCGWGSLAIEVVKQTGCRYTGITLSEEQLKYAKRRAKEAGLEDHINFMLIDYRQLPNYNKYDRIISCEMIEGVGHEYMEQFFGCCESLLADDGIFVLQFISIPDERYDEYRRSSDFIKEYIFPGGCLPSLGRITTAMATSSRFCIEHLENIGIHYNQTLRCWRNNIFANKEKILALGFDEKFFRTWEYYFMYCAAGFKSCTLANYQIVFSRPGNLRAFGGPFNSIPATCC, from the exons GTAACTTACCCGAACATGGTGGAGTTCTTCGAGACTCTGGGCGTCGACATGGAGTTATCCGACATGTCGTTCTCCGTGAGCCTGGACGAAGGCAAAGGCTACGAATGGGGAAGTCGCAATGGTCTCTCCGGCTTGTTTGCGCAGAAGACCAACGCGCTCAATCCTTCCTTCTGGCGAATGATTCGTGAGATAGTCAAGTTTAAGGGCGACGTTCTCAT GTACCTCGAGGAGCACGAGAACAATCCTGATATGGATCGAAGTGAGACCTTGGAGCATTTCATCAAGTCACATGGATATTCTGAGCTATTTATGAGGGCTTATCTT ATTCCAATCTGTGCTTCTATCTGGTCATGCCCTTCAGAAGGAGTATTGCATTTTTCAGCTTATTCTGTCCTTTCTTTTTGCCGTAACCATCACCTTCTTCAG CTCTTTGGCCGCCCCCAGTGGCTTACTGTCAAGTCACGTTCACATTGTTATGTCAACCGG GTTAGAGAAGAACTGGAACATAGATCTTGTAAAATTAAAACAGGATGTGCTGTGCATTCTGTTCTGAGGACTGATGAAG TAGGTTGTTGTGTGTTGGCAGCAGACCACTCAGAAGAAATATATGATGGGTGCATAATTAGTATCCATGCCCCAGATGCTTTGAAGCTTCTAGGAACACAAGCAACATACGATGAGTCAAGGATACTTGGTGCTTTTCAGTATGTATACAG TGATATTTATCTTCATCGTGACAAAAGTTTGATGCCCCAAAACCCATCAGCATGGAGTGCTTGGAACTTTCTTGGAACTACACAGCATGGTGTATGTGTTACATATTGGTTAAATGTGTTACAG AATCTAGGTTCTACTGGTCGCCCGTTTCTTGTAACTCTGAATCCTCCTCATATTCCGAAGCACAAGTTACTTAAATGGTACACTAGCCATCCTTTCCCATCGGTTGCAGCTTCAAAAGCTTCTCTTGAGCTAGATAAAATTCAAGGAAAAAGAACAATATGGTTTTCTGGAGCATACCAAG GCTATGGCTTTCATGAGGATGGATTAAAG GCTGGCATTGTTGCTGCAAATACTGTGCTTAAAAAGGACTCTAACCTGCTGAGGAACCCAAAGCATATGGTACCATCATTGATGGAATGTGGAGCAAGACTTCTTGTCACTAGATTTCTTGAAACTTACATCTCAACTGGTTGCTTAAC GTTGCTAGAGGAAGGTGGCACCATATATGTATTTGAAGGTACCAGCAAAAAGAATTGCTATAAGTCTGTCCTTAGAGTGCATCATCCCTTGTTCTATTGGAAG ATTGCTTCAGAAGCTGATTTAGGCCTTGCAGATGCATATATAAATGGATACTTCTCTTTTGTTGATAAAGAGGAAGGTCTTCTGGATCTGTttatg GTTCTAATTGCCAACAGGGATCTTAGAAATTCCACTGGGAAGAATATGAG AGGTTGGTGGACGCCATTACTTTTGACAGCTGGAGTTGCTTCCGCAAGATACTTTTTGTGGCACATCTCGAGACGGAACACTATAACACAAGCTCGTCAGAACATCTCTCGTCATTATGATCTG AGTAATGACTTCTTCTCTCTATTTTTGGATGAGACAATGACATATTCCTCTGCAATTTTCAAG ACAGAGCATGAGGATTTGAAAATTGCCCAACTACGGAAAATCTCTCTTTTAATTGAAAAG GCTCAAATCAATGACAAGCATGAAGTTCTTGAGATTGGTTGTGGTTGGGGAAGTTTAGCAATTGAGGTTGTTAAGCAAACTGGTTGCAGATACACAGGAATTACCTTGTCTGAGGAACAGCTAAAGTATGCTAAAAGAAGAGCAAAAGAAGCTGGACTAGAG GATCACATTAACTTCATGCTGATCGACTATCGCCAACTACCAAATTATAACAAATATGACCGAATCATATCTTG TGAAATGATTGAAGGAGTAGGTCATGAATACATGGAGCAGTTCTTTGGTTGTTGTGAATCTCTTCTTGCCGATGATGGCATATTTGTCCTCCAG TTCATATCAATCCCAGATGAACGCTATGATGAATACAGGAGAAGCTCTGACTTCATTAAGGAATACATCTTTCCGGGAGGATGTCTTCCTTCTTTGGGTAGAATAACAACAGCTATGGCTACTTCATCTAGATTCTG CATTGAGCACCTTGAAAATATCGGCATTCATTACAACCAAACACTTCGATGCTGGAGGAATAATATCTTTGCGAACAAGGA AAAAATTCTTGCCCTGGGATTTGATGAGAAGTTTTTTCGCACATGGGAGTATTATTTCATGTACTGCGCGGCTGGTTTTAAATCATGTACGCTTGCAAATTATCAG ATAGTGTTTTCTCGTCCTGGTAACTTAAGAGCTTTTGGTGGACCATTCAACAGCATTCCCGCTACCTGTTGTTGA
- the LOC135672546 gene encoding uncharacterized protein LOC135672546 isoform X1 — protein MRVAVIGAGISGLASAYTLAKAGVDVVLYEKEDYLGGHAKTVTFDGVDLDLGFMVFNRVTYPNMVEFFETLGVDMELSDMSFSVSLDEGKGYEWGSRNGLSGLFAQKTNALNPSFWRMIREIVKFKGDVLMYLEEHENNPDMDRSETLEHFIKSHGYSELFMRAYLIPICASIWSCPSEGVLHFSAYSVLSFCRNHHLLQLFGRPQWLTVKSRSHCYVNRVREELEHRSCKIKTGCAVHSVLRTDEVSGPTVGCCVLAADHSEEIYDGCIISIHAPDALKLLGTQATYDESRILGAFQYVYSDIYLHRDKSLMPQNPSAWSAWNFLGTTQHGVCVTYWLNVLQNLGSTGRPFLVTLNPPHIPKHKLLKWYTSHPFPSVAASKASLELDKIQGKRTIWFSGAYQGYGFHEDGLKAGIVAANTVLKKDSNLLRNPKHMVPSLMECGARLLVTRFLETYISTGCLTLLEEGGTIYVFEGTSKKNCYKSVLRVHHPLFYWKIASEADLGLADAYINGYFSFVDKEEGLLDLFMVLIANRDLRNSTGKNMRGWWTPLLLTAGVASARYFLWHISRRNTITQARQNISRHYDLSNDFFSLFLDETMTYSSAIFKTEHEDLKIAQLRKISLLIEKAQINDKHEVLEIGCGWGSLAIEVVKQTGCRYTGITLSEEQLKYAKRRAKEAGLEDHINFMLIDYRQLPNYNKYDRIISCEMIEGVGHEYMEQFFGCCESLLADDGIFVLQFISIPDERYDEYRRSSDFIKEYIFPGGCLPSLGRITTAMATSSRFCIEHLENIGIHYNQTLRCWRNNIFANKEKILALGFDEKFFRTWEYYFMYCAAGFKSCTLANYQIVFSRPGNLRAFGGPFNSIPATCC, from the exons GTAACTTACCCGAACATGGTGGAGTTCTTCGAGACTCTGGGCGTCGACATGGAGTTATCCGACATGTCGTTCTCCGTGAGCCTGGACGAAGGCAAAGGCTACGAATGGGGAAGTCGCAATGGTCTCTCCGGCTTGTTTGCGCAGAAGACCAACGCGCTCAATCCTTCCTTCTGGCGAATGATTCGTGAGATAGTCAAGTTTAAGGGCGACGTTCTCAT GTACCTCGAGGAGCACGAGAACAATCCTGATATGGATCGAAGTGAGACCTTGGAGCATTTCATCAAGTCACATGGATATTCTGAGCTATTTATGAGGGCTTATCTT ATTCCAATCTGTGCTTCTATCTGGTCATGCCCTTCAGAAGGAGTATTGCATTTTTCAGCTTATTCTGTCCTTTCTTTTTGCCGTAACCATCACCTTCTTCAG CTCTTTGGCCGCCCCCAGTGGCTTACTGTCAAGTCACGTTCACATTGTTATGTCAACCGG GTTAGAGAAGAACTGGAACATAGATCTTGTAAAATTAAAACAGGATGTGCTGTGCATTCTGTTCTGAGGACTGATGAAG TTTCTGGCCCTACAGTAGGTTGTTGTGTGTTGGCAGCAGACCACTCAGAAGAAATATATGATGGGTGCATAATTAGTATCCATGCCCCAGATGCTTTGAAGCTTCTAGGAACACAAGCAACATACGATGAGTCAAGGATACTTGGTGCTTTTCAGTATGTATACAG TGATATTTATCTTCATCGTGACAAAAGTTTGATGCCCCAAAACCCATCAGCATGGAGTGCTTGGAACTTTCTTGGAACTACACAGCATGGTGTATGTGTTACATATTGGTTAAATGTGTTACAG AATCTAGGTTCTACTGGTCGCCCGTTTCTTGTAACTCTGAATCCTCCTCATATTCCGAAGCACAAGTTACTTAAATGGTACACTAGCCATCCTTTCCCATCGGTTGCAGCTTCAAAAGCTTCTCTTGAGCTAGATAAAATTCAAGGAAAAAGAACAATATGGTTTTCTGGAGCATACCAAG GCTATGGCTTTCATGAGGATGGATTAAAG GCTGGCATTGTTGCTGCAAATACTGTGCTTAAAAAGGACTCTAACCTGCTGAGGAACCCAAAGCATATGGTACCATCATTGATGGAATGTGGAGCAAGACTTCTTGTCACTAGATTTCTTGAAACTTACATCTCAACTGGTTGCTTAAC GTTGCTAGAGGAAGGTGGCACCATATATGTATTTGAAGGTACCAGCAAAAAGAATTGCTATAAGTCTGTCCTTAGAGTGCATCATCCCTTGTTCTATTGGAAG ATTGCTTCAGAAGCTGATTTAGGCCTTGCAGATGCATATATAAATGGATACTTCTCTTTTGTTGATAAAGAGGAAGGTCTTCTGGATCTGTttatg GTTCTAATTGCCAACAGGGATCTTAGAAATTCCACTGGGAAGAATATGAG AGGTTGGTGGACGCCATTACTTTTGACAGCTGGAGTTGCTTCCGCAAGATACTTTTTGTGGCACATCTCGAGACGGAACACTATAACACAAGCTCGTCAGAACATCTCTCGTCATTATGATCTG AGTAATGACTTCTTCTCTCTATTTTTGGATGAGACAATGACATATTCCTCTGCAATTTTCAAG ACAGAGCATGAGGATTTGAAAATTGCCCAACTACGGAAAATCTCTCTTTTAATTGAAAAG GCTCAAATCAATGACAAGCATGAAGTTCTTGAGATTGGTTGTGGTTGGGGAAGTTTAGCAATTGAGGTTGTTAAGCAAACTGGTTGCAGATACACAGGAATTACCTTGTCTGAGGAACAGCTAAAGTATGCTAAAAGAAGAGCAAAAGAAGCTGGACTAGAG GATCACATTAACTTCATGCTGATCGACTATCGCCAACTACCAAATTATAACAAATATGACCGAATCATATCTTG TGAAATGATTGAAGGAGTAGGTCATGAATACATGGAGCAGTTCTTTGGTTGTTGTGAATCTCTTCTTGCCGATGATGGCATATTTGTCCTCCAG TTCATATCAATCCCAGATGAACGCTATGATGAATACAGGAGAAGCTCTGACTTCATTAAGGAATACATCTTTCCGGGAGGATGTCTTCCTTCTTTGGGTAGAATAACAACAGCTATGGCTACTTCATCTAGATTCTG CATTGAGCACCTTGAAAATATCGGCATTCATTACAACCAAACACTTCGATGCTGGAGGAATAATATCTTTGCGAACAAGGA AAAAATTCTTGCCCTGGGATTTGATGAGAAGTTTTTTCGCACATGGGAGTATTATTTCATGTACTGCGCGGCTGGTTTTAAATCATGTACGCTTGCAAATTATCAG ATAGTGTTTTCTCGTCCTGGTAACTTAAGAGCTTTTGGTGGACCATTCAACAGCATTCCCGCTACCTGTTGTTGA
- the LOC135672546 gene encoding uncharacterized protein LOC135672546 isoform X4 has protein sequence MDRSETLEHFIKSHGYSELFMRAYLIPICASIWSCPSEGVLHFSAYSVLSFCRNHHLLQLFGRPQWLTVKSRSHCYVNRVREELEHRSCKIKTGCAVHSVLRTDEVSGPTVGCCVLAADHSEEIYDGCIISIHAPDALKLLGTQATYDESRILGAFQYVYSDIYLHRDKSLMPQNPSAWSAWNFLGTTQHGVCVTYWLNVLQNLGSTGRPFLVTLNPPHIPKHKLLKWYTSHPFPSVAASKASLELDKIQGKRTIWFSGAYQGYGFHEDGLKAGIVAANTVLKKDSNLLRNPKHMVPSLMECGARLLVTRFLETYISTGCLTLLEEGGTIYVFEGTSKKNCYKSVLRVHHPLFYWKIASEADLGLADAYINGYFSFVDKEEGLLDLFMVLIANRDLRNSTGKNMRGWWTPLLLTAGVASARYFLWHISRRNTITQARQNISRHYDLSNDFFSLFLDETMTYSSAIFKTEHEDLKIAQLRKISLLIEKAQINDKHEVLEIGCGWGSLAIEVVKQTGCRYTGITLSEEQLKYAKRRAKEAGLEDHINFMLIDYRQLPNYNKYDRIISCEMIEGVGHEYMEQFFGCCESLLADDGIFVLQFISIPDERYDEYRRSSDFIKEYIFPGGCLPSLGRITTAMATSSRFCIEHLENIGIHYNQTLRCWRNNIFANKEKILALGFDEKFFRTWEYYFMYCAAGFKSCTLANYQIVFSRPGNLRAFGGPFNSIPATCC, from the exons ATGGATCGAAGTGAGACCTTGGAGCATTTCATCAAGTCACATGGATATTCTGAGCTATTTATGAGGGCTTATCTT ATTCCAATCTGTGCTTCTATCTGGTCATGCCCTTCAGAAGGAGTATTGCATTTTTCAGCTTATTCTGTCCTTTCTTTTTGCCGTAACCATCACCTTCTTCAG CTCTTTGGCCGCCCCCAGTGGCTTACTGTCAAGTCACGTTCACATTGTTATGTCAACCGG GTTAGAGAAGAACTGGAACATAGATCTTGTAAAATTAAAACAGGATGTGCTGTGCATTCTGTTCTGAGGACTGATGAAG TTTCTGGCCCTACAGTAGGTTGTTGTGTGTTGGCAGCAGACCACTCAGAAGAAATATATGATGGGTGCATAATTAGTATCCATGCCCCAGATGCTTTGAAGCTTCTAGGAACACAAGCAACATACGATGAGTCAAGGATACTTGGTGCTTTTCAGTATGTATACAG TGATATTTATCTTCATCGTGACAAAAGTTTGATGCCCCAAAACCCATCAGCATGGAGTGCTTGGAACTTTCTTGGAACTACACAGCATGGTGTATGTGTTACATATTGGTTAAATGTGTTACAG AATCTAGGTTCTACTGGTCGCCCGTTTCTTGTAACTCTGAATCCTCCTCATATTCCGAAGCACAAGTTACTTAAATGGTACACTAGCCATCCTTTCCCATCGGTTGCAGCTTCAAAAGCTTCTCTTGAGCTAGATAAAATTCAAGGAAAAAGAACAATATGGTTTTCTGGAGCATACCAAG GCTATGGCTTTCATGAGGATGGATTAAAG GCTGGCATTGTTGCTGCAAATACTGTGCTTAAAAAGGACTCTAACCTGCTGAGGAACCCAAAGCATATGGTACCATCATTGATGGAATGTGGAGCAAGACTTCTTGTCACTAGATTTCTTGAAACTTACATCTCAACTGGTTGCTTAAC GTTGCTAGAGGAAGGTGGCACCATATATGTATTTGAAGGTACCAGCAAAAAGAATTGCTATAAGTCTGTCCTTAGAGTGCATCATCCCTTGTTCTATTGGAAG ATTGCTTCAGAAGCTGATTTAGGCCTTGCAGATGCATATATAAATGGATACTTCTCTTTTGTTGATAAAGAGGAAGGTCTTCTGGATCTGTttatg GTTCTAATTGCCAACAGGGATCTTAGAAATTCCACTGGGAAGAATATGAG AGGTTGGTGGACGCCATTACTTTTGACAGCTGGAGTTGCTTCCGCAAGATACTTTTTGTGGCACATCTCGAGACGGAACACTATAACACAAGCTCGTCAGAACATCTCTCGTCATTATGATCTG AGTAATGACTTCTTCTCTCTATTTTTGGATGAGACAATGACATATTCCTCTGCAATTTTCAAG ACAGAGCATGAGGATTTGAAAATTGCCCAACTACGGAAAATCTCTCTTTTAATTGAAAAG GCTCAAATCAATGACAAGCATGAAGTTCTTGAGATTGGTTGTGGTTGGGGAAGTTTAGCAATTGAGGTTGTTAAGCAAACTGGTTGCAGATACACAGGAATTACCTTGTCTGAGGAACAGCTAAAGTATGCTAAAAGAAGAGCAAAAGAAGCTGGACTAGAG GATCACATTAACTTCATGCTGATCGACTATCGCCAACTACCAAATTATAACAAATATGACCGAATCATATCTTG TGAAATGATTGAAGGAGTAGGTCATGAATACATGGAGCAGTTCTTTGGTTGTTGTGAATCTCTTCTTGCCGATGATGGCATATTTGTCCTCCAG TTCATATCAATCCCAGATGAACGCTATGATGAATACAGGAGAAGCTCTGACTTCATTAAGGAATACATCTTTCCGGGAGGATGTCTTCCTTCTTTGGGTAGAATAACAACAGCTATGGCTACTTCATCTAGATTCTG CATTGAGCACCTTGAAAATATCGGCATTCATTACAACCAAACACTTCGATGCTGGAGGAATAATATCTTTGCGAACAAGGA AAAAATTCTTGCCCTGGGATTTGATGAGAAGTTTTTTCGCACATGGGAGTATTATTTCATGTACTGCGCGGCTGGTTTTAAATCATGTACGCTTGCAAATTATCAG ATAGTGTTTTCTCGTCCTGGTAACTTAAGAGCTTTTGGTGGACCATTCAACAGCATTCCCGCTACCTGTTGTTGA